The nucleotide sequence aacttttaacttttccgtcacatcgttccaatttcttcaaacttccaattttgatgtgCAGGGCTGGCCCTAAGACAGTGCGGGCAGTGCGACCGCACTGGGCCTCCAAAATATGTATACTATGTTACCAAACCTGATAGGCTACTTTGTGCATTGAGAAGATGCTGTTAGATGAGATTGTTATTGATACTATCATCACTGATTTTGCATCTAGAACtgttagaaaaaaatgttttaaatgatCAAGAGATATTTCTTTTAGTATTTTAAACTTATTAGTGTGAAATTCGTTAATGACAATGAGTTTTTAAATATTATGTCTTGTATTTTTATGGTGAATGGGGGCCTTCATTTTTTGTTTCGCACTGGGCCATCAAAAAGTCGGGACCGGCTCTGTTGACgtgtaactaaacacagcctaagaagaagaagaagttgctgagctactgctgctgctggtagAAGGAGGAGAAGCCACACGTCAATGTGCTCACGTAGTCACGTATATCTCCGATAAGCTCAATAAGGAAGCCCAAAAAGTCAAGTTCCCTCTGAACTACAGCGTGATGAAAAAGCTGAGCGGCTGCCGCGGAGAGGGGACCCTCAGTGATGACGAGGGCCTTGTCGGGAACATGCATGCAGTTGCCGCTGACCAAGGCAACAGGAGAGAGGAGCTCaacctaaaaaaaatccaaaagaggAGGAGATGAAGGTGGTGAAGCAGGAGAGCTCATCAACCagaaaggaggaggagacgcaGGAGATAGAAGAGTTGGTTGACAAAACAATCTTAGAGGGTGTTCGGGAGAGTCCCTCTCTCCCAAAAAAACAAACACCCCCCTTAAGGCCTTGTTCTGTTGAGAGAGTGATTGGATGGAattaaaggggattaattccacTCTTTCAATCTCCCTCAATTCCTTTGTGAGTGGGATTAACCAAACAAGACCTGAATGGCTAAAAAGGTAAGAAGTGATTAGTATTCAGTTAGAAGGTAAAAGAAATTGTTTGTTTCTAGAATTTgttaaaagtttgaaatatATAGTCTCTTTGTTTTCTTATTTAAATTCAAATGTGAGGCCGCTAACACGTACAAATATTGAGTTGTGTTTATCATCTGCTTCCTCCCTCTCTGTTTTAACTAACCAACGCCAAATAAAAGGAAATGGAGGGAGTCGTTTAAAAAAAAGGCTCATAAGAAAAGAAGGATGAGCAATTTTCTTATAGATATGCTTACAGGCGTCCGTTTTAGAAGACAATGAATTTCATGAAACAGGAAAGCGATCAAATTTATCCTGGTTATAACTATTGCGGCTAGGTTTAAACATTAGCTTATTAAAACAGTTAAACAGATATTCGGAAGTAAATATAAAGAGAATACTTACAGTCTCTAGGGAACGTCATTGGATCATCATGGGAGATGAGAGCATAGATCTCGTACGCGTTAAGCATCGGTGGCAGCTTGGACTCAGCAGTGGGCTCAAGAGTGATGGTGTACACTCCACCGGGAGCTTTGTACCATTGGCTGTTGCTAAGGACACCATTGTCTAGGTAAGGTGGGCTTACCTGATATGACCCTAGCTCGTTGAAAGAAACATTGAATTGTCGGAGCTGGCTGTTCTGAAAGTCCGCAAAGTGCATGAAAACCTTGTACTCAATGGGGGCACTATTTTCCCATTTAATTCTAAGAGATGACTTGTTGGCCGCCTCAACGGCGGTCTGCATAACAGGGGAAGGCACGCTGAACATGGAATTATTCTTGATGGTCGACGCAGTTGAAAGGTTCTTACACGTCGGGTCAGGTGCTATCTGCCCCCACCAGTGCCGGTCATATCGATCGTAAGGGTAACTGGATATATATGTCAAAGGTAAAGAGAAATAGTAAGTTTTGTAAAACTATAAAAAACTGAATTTGgtatttgctatatatatactcgTTGTGTCTCAAAATGTAGTTATTTTTGGCCTTTAAATTTCATCTTAAAACATAGCTATTTGCTATTTCTTCTTCCCACGTTTAATTAATTCACATAATTCAACTTATATTCAATGTTCGCCTAGACCTCGTCTAGATGCTAGACGACGGGTTATCGTATAGTTTAGGGCCTAAACTGTGAATTAGACGGTCAAAGACCGTTTGACCGTCTAGTCGGTCAAAGACGGTTCTAAACTATCTAGACTACACAATTAGACAACATTTAGACGAGTGTAAACCGTAAACCTATCGTTTAGACTATGGTCTAGGCAATAGGCCAATGCATTTTTTGTGTGGCTGAAGCTGAAACTTTGAGCCTCGACGAAAGCCCTTATGGTTTATGGTTTTATCCCATTACATACTGTTCTCCTCTACTCTAAGCCAATCACTGTAACGAAGTCACATTGTCTCTCCTCTGCTAGTCGTTACAGTGGACCTTGCTCCCACCTCTCTCCAGCCCACAGCTTTACTCGAGTGGCAGCACCTATCATAGCACGGCTAGTTCTCTAATATTCTATGAAAAATATTAAGCATATTTACATGTGTGCCAAGAAAAATATGCCGATAATATAGTGTACGGTATATCGTCTAGACCATCTAGACTGGCTAGACTCTAGACCATGGGTCATTGTCCGTCTATCGTCTAGCGTCTAGATGAACATTGCTTATATTATCGACCAATAGCAATTCCATTTAATTGGACCTACTTTTTAAATACTTGTGCTTTGCTTCAGAAAtgttaatttatattttagaatagatgGGACATGTGgatacttttaaaaatacataCTATAATATACCTTAAAGTGGAAATGTCTGAGCCCACGTTTTTCCTTGAAATCATGCGCATGGACTGTTTGGCGTTGATGACCGGATAGAGCTCGCTGCTGAGTCTCCTCAGCACCACCGACGACGCAAATGGCGTG is from Oryza sativa Japonica Group chromosome 9, ASM3414082v1 and encodes:
- the LOC4346817 gene encoding probable LRR receptor-like serine/threonine-protein kinase At1g51810; translation: MAPLLFFAVFLFGTALDGAVGQEDGFLSIDCGMDPNYGSYKNPDDGIVYEPDGQYVDGGENHMVAPEHQSGTFRPYSTVRSFPSGVRNCYALPTVAGAKYLVRVRSAYGNYDGKNSSSTIQFDLYLGVNYWATVKDPWNEFHEALFVAWASWVPVCLLNTGRGTPFASSVVLRRLSSELYPVINAKQSMRMISRKNVGSDISTLSYPYDRYDRHWWGQIAPDPTCKNLSTASTIKNNSMFSVPSPVMQTAVEAANKSSLRIKWENSAPIEYKVFMHFADFQNSQLRQFNVSFNELGSYQVSPPYLDNGVLSNSQWYKAPGGVYTITLEPTAESKLPPMLNAYEIYALISHDDPMTFPRDCKYSLYIYFRISV